Below is a window of Fibrobacter sp. UWR2 DNA.
GCCCTCTCCGGAGAAGAAATCTCCGCCCTGGAGAAGGACGGCAACCGTTGTGAGGACTGGAGCCGTGTGCTGGTTGATGCGAACTTCGCCCCCGGCCGCATTCGCAATTCCGTGTTTATGGGCGATGTTCGCCTGCCTGCGTTCTATGGGACGCTCCTGCTGCCGGGCGATGTCTCGTTCCCGACAGGCATTTACGATAGCCTCGTGTGCAACTGCATTATCGAGAATGCTCTTGTGTACAAGGTCGGCATGCTCTGCAACGTGCTGGTGCGCAATAGCGCCGTGGTGCAGAATGTTGGGTCGCTGGTCAGCAGCGGCAAGATCAACTATATGATAGGCTCCACCATCGCGGTGGGTAACGAGATGGGGGCACGCAAGGTGCGCGTGTTCCCGGACATTACCACCGATCTCGTGGATGTCCAGCTGTTCCACAAGGGCGAACCCGACGTGGAGGCCGCGTTCGACGAGCAGTTGAAGCTGTTCCGCGAAGAGACTGCGCTGCCGTTTGGCGTGGTAGGCAAGGGTGCTGTCGTTTCGAACACTAATATTGTTCGCAACAGCTGGATTGGTTCGCATGCGCGCATTGAGGGGGCATCCAAGATTCGTAATACGGTTATCCTGAGTTCGCTCGAAGAATCTACGCACATTTACGATTCCGTTATTATCGAAAACACCAACGTGCAGATGGGCGTGAAGGTGCATACCGGCGCCGAGGTGCAGGGCAGTGTGCTCATGAGCCGCGTGCGCGTAGGGAGCAAGGCGATTGTCAAGTCTTCTATTGTTGCACCGTGCTGCCACATTGAAGAGGGCGAGGTAAACAGTTCTTACGTGGGCCCGCTGGTGCAGATGCACCACCATTCGCTTTTGATTGCGGCGCTCTGGCCCGAAGGCTGTGGCAACATTGGCTACGGCGCAAACGTGGGCAGCAACCACACCGGCCGCATGCCCGATCAGGAGATTATGCCTGGCCAGGGAATGTTCTTTGGCCTTGGCGTGAACATCAAGTTCCCGGCGAACTACCGCGAGTCCCCGTTCACGCTTGTTGCAAGCGGCGTGACCACATTGCCGCAGCGCCTCAAGTTCCCCTTCTCGCTTATACGTCCGGGTGACCCGCAGCTTATGGGAGTGCCTGCAAAGCTCAACGAGCTCGTGCCCGCATGGAACTATACGCGCAACGCCTATGCGATGGACCGCAACCTGTTCAAGTATTCCCAGCGCGGTAAGGGCTGTGTGCCAGCATCGTTCTTTAGCATATTCAACCCCGATACTGTGCGCCAGGTATACGATGCGTACAATCGCCTGCAGGTTGGCCAGGTGCGCGACGTGTACACCAAGGAACATATCGACGGTCTGGGCGAGAACTTTATGCGCGAACGCGTGCGCCAGGGTGCGCTCACCGCTTACGGCGAGTACCTGGAACGTTATGTGCTCGATTTGCTGATTACCCTCGTTGAAGCCGATGATTCCTTGCTCAAGCAAACGCCGCGCGAACTGCGCAAACTTCTGACTGGCGACTTGAACCGTGAAATCGCGCGCGTGGTGCCGCTCCCCGAGACGCTTGATGAACTCGTGAAGCGCTTCCGCATCCTCGAGAAGAACTGGTTCGAGAACGTATTCCATGGGCTCGACAAGGATAACGAGCGCGGTCGAGCTATCTTCGATGATTACGATGATGCGCATCCGGTCGATACGGCGTTCCTGGAATGGGAAAAGGGTCGCTTCGAGGAGACTGTCAAGCGCCTCTCGAACGTGCTCAAGAACATCGGGTAAGTTTACCGCATGTATCTCACTGCATTCATTTGGGCAGAATTTATACTCCGCGTAGTGATTGAACTGCGCGAGGCCCGTGCTGTGCAGCAACGTGTAAGCGTTTTTACCTTGATGCGCTTGCTCCCGCTTATAAACGACTTTGTGCCGCTGCCGGAAAACCGCGAGCCACCCGCGCTTGGCAGGTTTGTGGAGATGCATGAACAAGGCCACAAGGTGTTGCACCATGCATTGCTCCGGAACTTGGTGAAGGTCGCCTTCGCGCTTGTCGCCATCTGGTTTTTGGCCGCGCTGATGATCCGCTGGCAGATGTTGTTCTGGGAGGCGGTGTTGTGGCTGCATGTTGTCGCAATTCCGTTCCGCATATTCTTCCATTTCTACTGCTGGAATCAGGAATATGAAGCTGACCGCTATGCGTTAGAAAAGACGGACAAGAAGCTTGCGAAAAATAACCTGCGGGAACTGATTCGCTGCGAATACCCGCACACGCCGCTCTTTGCGCTTATCTACAGGGAGCACCCGACGGCGGTACTCCGCAAGGAACGCTTGCTGAATAGATAAAGGCCGCGGGCGAAATGCTCGCATTTTTTCTCTGGTAAGGGGATGTGCGCGGGTAAAGGGCCGCGCAATTTTTTTGCAGGTAGAAAATGCGCGCGACGTGCTATTTCTTTTCGCGGCCGAACGCAAGGATAATGGCGTTCACGATAAATGCCGCCACCATCAGGAAGTCGCCGGTATGCGCGCCGAGTGAACCGGGCAGGGGAGGGCAGAGCTTGCCTGCGAGGGCGAGCGCACCGCCTGCAACAATAGCAGACGCAACAAATTTCGGTTTGGCCTTTAGCCCGAGTAAACCCCACAGCACCGGCACAGTGAAGGCTCCCGCGTAGACGGCGAGCGCAAGCAAGAGCGTGCCGATGATATCCGTGAACACGAGCGCAAGCAACAGCGCTACGATGCCGTTCAGGAGGATTACGATGCGGGCTTTCGCGAGTGGATTTTTTGCGGAATTCCGGTCTGCAGCGTTGCCCATATCGAAGAGCCTGCAGATGATGACGGAACTGCTGAGCAGCGTGGTGTC
It encodes the following:
- a CDS encoding DUF4954 family protein, with translation MQRLLKLKKVLKNSVLASLSESLKAAKANGGKFRALSGEEISALEKDGNRCEDWSRVLVDANFAPGRIRNSVFMGDVRLPAFYGTLLLPGDVSFPTGIYDSLVCNCIIENALVYKVGMLCNVLVRNSAVVQNVGSLVSSGKINYMIGSTIAVGNEMGARKVRVFPDITTDLVDVQLFHKGEPDVEAAFDEQLKLFREETALPFGVVGKGAVVSNTNIVRNSWIGSHARIEGASKIRNTVILSSLEESTHIYDSVIIENTNVQMGVKVHTGAEVQGSVLMSRVRVGSKAIVKSSIVAPCCHIEEGEVNSSYVGPLVQMHHHSLLIAALWPEGCGNIGYGANVGSNHTGRMPDQEIMPGQGMFFGLGVNIKFPANYRESPFTLVASGVTTLPQRLKFPFSLIRPGDPQLMGVPAKLNELVPAWNYTRNAYAMDRNLFKYSQRGKGCVPASFFSIFNPDTVRQVYDAYNRLQVGQVRDVYTKEHIDGLGENFMRERVRQGALTAYGEYLERYVLDLLITLVEADDSLLKQTPRELRKLLTGDLNREIARVVPLPETLDELVKRFRILEKNWFENVFHGLDKDNERGRAIFDDYDDAHPVDTAFLEWEKGRFEETVKRLSNVLKNIG
- a CDS encoding M48 family metalloprotease, which codes for MIELREARAVQQRVSVFTLMRLLPLINDFVPLPENREPPALGRFVEMHEQGHKVLHHALLRNLVKVAFALVAIWFLAALMIRWQMLFWEAVLWLHVVAIPFRIFFHFYCWNQEYEADRYALEKTDKKLAKNNLRELIRCEYPHTPLFALIYREHPTAVLRKERLLNR